One window of Lacerta agilis isolate rLacAgi1 chromosome 14, rLacAgi1.pri, whole genome shotgun sequence genomic DNA carries:
- the CDK5RAP3 gene encoding CDK5 regulatory subunit-associated protein 3 isoform X1, translated as MLMTPYQDEGPCCFVEDYQNLPIDIQTSKLLDWLVDRRHCSLKWQGQVRTVREKIVSAMQDMPENEEIKQLLSGSYIHYFHCQQIVEILKRTEASTKNIFGRYSSQRMKDWQEIVSLYEKDNTYLVELASLLVRNVSYEIPSLKKQISKCQQLQQEYSRKEEECQLAAAETRERFYSSCKQYGITGDDVRQELLALVKDLPSQLDETGAGAKGLLEAINLYQACVQFVCDSSAEQVVPLLRHVQALGNTTVYEWRRGVKPTAVERPKVAEVKEAVEEDAIDWGDFGDGAESASAPEVVDYGISVGEGSEEIDWGISLESDAQESSTAAIDWGDGSDDAAQIVVLDAGSEAPEGIARGPDALTVLETPETRNQFIDELMELEIFLSQRIAETSEEADILAVSQFQLAPTILQDQTKEKLEAMVAVIQNLLGRLTSLRMQHLFMILASPRYVDRVTELLRQKLKQADLLLLKKELMVQKRQEALEEQANLEPKLDILVEKTRELQKLIEADISKRYNQRPVNLMGAFV; from the exons atgctaatgaccccataccaagatgaaggtccaTGCTGCTTTGTGGAA GACTATCAGAACTTGCCAATTGACATACAGACTAGCAAGCTGCTTG ATTGGCTAGTGGACAGAAGACATTGTAGCCTGAAATGGCAAGGCCAGGTTCGCACCGTACGTGAGAAGATTGTCTCGGCCATGCAAGACATGCCTGAGAATGAAGAGATCAAACAGCTTCTCTCTGGTTCCT ATATTCACTATTTTCACTGCCAGCAGATTGTGGAAATCCTTAAGCGGACAGAAGCCTCCACGAAAAACATATTCGGTCGTTACTCTTCTCAGCGTATGAAG GACTGGCAAGAAATAGTATCGCTGTATGAAAAGGATAACACCTACTTGG TAGAACTGGCCAGCCTCCTGGTGCGGAATGTCAGCTACGAGATCCCATCCCTCAAGAAGCAGATTAGCAAGTGCCAACAACTGCAGCAGGAATACAGCCGCAAGGAGGAGGAGTGCCAGTTGGCGGCCGCCGAGACGAGGGAGCGCTTCTACAGCTCCTGCAAGCAGTATGGCATTACG GGGGACGACGTACGCCAGGAGCTTCTGGCTTTGGTGAAAGACCTGCCATCACAGCTTGATGAGACTGGGGCTGGTGCCAAGGGGCTTTTGGAAGCCATCAACCTATACCAGGCCTGTGTGCAGTTTGTGTGTGACAG TTCTGCAGAACAGGTTGTCCCCTTACTGAGGCACGTGCAGGCTCTGGGCAACACCACCGTGTACGAGTGGAGGAGAGGGGTGAAGCCAACCGCAGTGGAGCGGCCAAAGGTTGCGGAAGTGAAGGAAGCCGTCGAAGAGGATGCG ATTGACTGGGGTGACTTTGGAGACGGAGCAGAGTCTGCGTCTGCCCCTGAAGTGGTTGATTATGGGATCTCCGTTGGAGAAGGAAGTGAGGAGATAGACTGGGGTATTTCTCTGGAGTCAGATGCCCAA GAGAGCAGCACTGCAGCCATAGACTGGGGAGATGGTAGTGATGACGCAGCTCAGATCGTGGTGTTGGATGCTGGCAGTGAGG CCCCAGAGGGAATTGCACGAGGACCTGATGCTCTCACAGTCCTGGAGACCCCAGAGACCAGGAATCAGTTCATTGATGAGCTCATGGAG CTGGAGATATTCCTTTCGCAGCGCATTGCTGAGACAAGTGAAGAGGCAGACATCCTAGCTGTGAGCCAGTTCCAACTAGCGCCAACCATTCTGCAAGACCAGACCAAAGAGAAGTTGGAGGCCATGGTTGCAGTCATCCAGAATCTTCTTGGCCGGTTGACCAGCTTGAGAATGCAACATCTTTTCATGATCCTTGCCTCCCCGAG ATATGTGGACCGTGTGACCGAGCTCCTCCGCCAGAAGTTGAAGCAGGCTGACCTGCTCCTCCTGAAGAAGGAGCTGATGGTTCAGAAGCGGCAGGAGGCACTGGAAGAGCAAGCCAACCTGGAGCCAAAACTTGACATTCTTGTGGAGAAAACCAGAGAGTTGCAGAAGCTG ATTGAAGCAGACATCTCTAAACGGTACAACCAGCGACCTGTGAACCTGATGGGTGCCTTCGTCTGA
- the CDK5RAP3 gene encoding CDK5 regulatory subunit-associated protein 3 isoform X2 — protein sequence MQDYQNLPIDIQTSKLLDWLVDRRHCSLKWQGQVRTVREKIVSAMQDMPENEEIKQLLSGSYIHYFHCQQIVEILKRTEASTKNIFGRYSSQRMKDWQEIVSLYEKDNTYLVELASLLVRNVSYEIPSLKKQISKCQQLQQEYSRKEEECQLAAAETRERFYSSCKQYGITGDDVRQELLALVKDLPSQLDETGAGAKGLLEAINLYQACVQFVCDSSAEQVVPLLRHVQALGNTTVYEWRRGVKPTAVERPKVAEVKEAVEEDAIDWGDFGDGAESASAPEVVDYGISVGEGSEEIDWGISLESDAQESSTAAIDWGDGSDDAAQIVVLDAGSEAPEGIARGPDALTVLETPETRNQFIDELMELEIFLSQRIAETSEEADILAVSQFQLAPTILQDQTKEKLEAMVAVIQNLLGRLTSLRMQHLFMILASPRYVDRVTELLRQKLKQADLLLLKKELMVQKRQEALEEQANLEPKLDILVEKTRELQKLIEADISKRYNQRPVNLMGAFV from the exons ATGCAG GACTATCAGAACTTGCCAATTGACATACAGACTAGCAAGCTGCTTG ATTGGCTAGTGGACAGAAGACATTGTAGCCTGAAATGGCAAGGCCAGGTTCGCACCGTACGTGAGAAGATTGTCTCGGCCATGCAAGACATGCCTGAGAATGAAGAGATCAAACAGCTTCTCTCTGGTTCCT ATATTCACTATTTTCACTGCCAGCAGATTGTGGAAATCCTTAAGCGGACAGAAGCCTCCACGAAAAACATATTCGGTCGTTACTCTTCTCAGCGTATGAAG GACTGGCAAGAAATAGTATCGCTGTATGAAAAGGATAACACCTACTTGG TAGAACTGGCCAGCCTCCTGGTGCGGAATGTCAGCTACGAGATCCCATCCCTCAAGAAGCAGATTAGCAAGTGCCAACAACTGCAGCAGGAATACAGCCGCAAGGAGGAGGAGTGCCAGTTGGCGGCCGCCGAGACGAGGGAGCGCTTCTACAGCTCCTGCAAGCAGTATGGCATTACG GGGGACGACGTACGCCAGGAGCTTCTGGCTTTGGTGAAAGACCTGCCATCACAGCTTGATGAGACTGGGGCTGGTGCCAAGGGGCTTTTGGAAGCCATCAACCTATACCAGGCCTGTGTGCAGTTTGTGTGTGACAG TTCTGCAGAACAGGTTGTCCCCTTACTGAGGCACGTGCAGGCTCTGGGCAACACCACCGTGTACGAGTGGAGGAGAGGGGTGAAGCCAACCGCAGTGGAGCGGCCAAAGGTTGCGGAAGTGAAGGAAGCCGTCGAAGAGGATGCG ATTGACTGGGGTGACTTTGGAGACGGAGCAGAGTCTGCGTCTGCCCCTGAAGTGGTTGATTATGGGATCTCCGTTGGAGAAGGAAGTGAGGAGATAGACTGGGGTATTTCTCTGGAGTCAGATGCCCAA GAGAGCAGCACTGCAGCCATAGACTGGGGAGATGGTAGTGATGACGCAGCTCAGATCGTGGTGTTGGATGCTGGCAGTGAGG CCCCAGAGGGAATTGCACGAGGACCTGATGCTCTCACAGTCCTGGAGACCCCAGAGACCAGGAATCAGTTCATTGATGAGCTCATGGAG CTGGAGATATTCCTTTCGCAGCGCATTGCTGAGACAAGTGAAGAGGCAGACATCCTAGCTGTGAGCCAGTTCCAACTAGCGCCAACCATTCTGCAAGACCAGACCAAAGAGAAGTTGGAGGCCATGGTTGCAGTCATCCAGAATCTTCTTGGCCGGTTGACCAGCTTGAGAATGCAACATCTTTTCATGATCCTTGCCTCCCCGAG ATATGTGGACCGTGTGACCGAGCTCCTCCGCCAGAAGTTGAAGCAGGCTGACCTGCTCCTCCTGAAGAAGGAGCTGATGGTTCAGAAGCGGCAGGAGGCACTGGAAGAGCAAGCCAACCTGGAGCCAAAACTTGACATTCTTGTGGAGAAAACCAGAGAGTTGCAGAAGCTG ATTGAAGCAGACATCTCTAAACGGTACAACCAGCGACCTGTGAACCTGATGGGTGCCTTCGTCTGA